The nucleotide window GCCCGTACGCAGGACGACGTAGGCGGCCGAGTAGTCGGGGTCGGGGTTCATCGCATCGGATCCGTCGAGCTCCCGCGAGGTGGGAAACCGGATGTCGTAGGTGTCGACCGCGATGACACGGGCGCCGGATGAGGACACAGAGGTGCCTTTCGGTCAGACGCCCCCGAAGGGGCGCGGGGCTGTGACATGTACGGCTCCGCCGCGTGGGCGCGACCAGCCACGACGAACCCGCGGCTGCACACCACGCCGAGGGGCCTAGTCCTGCGCACGGCCGGTCGTCACTCGGGCGATCATCAGGGCGACCAGGATGATCCCTCCGTAGATGGCCTGGATCCAGAACGACGGCACCTGCGCGAGGGTGAGCAGGTTCTGCACGACACCGAGCAGGAGGACGCCCGTCAGGGCGCCGAACATCGTGCCCTTGCCGCCGTCGAGGCCGATCCCCCCGATGACCGCGGCGGCGAACACCGTGAAGATCATGTTCTGGCCCTGGTTGGCGTTGATGGCGCCGACGTACCCCGTCTGCATCAGACCGCCGACCGCGGCCAGCGTCCCCGCGACGACGAACACACCGAGCATCACGCGCTCGACGCGGATCCCGGCCGCGCGTGCCGCGTCCGGGTTGCCGCCGATCGCGTACAGGGCCCGTCCCCAGCGGTGGTACTTGAGGACCAGGCCGGCCACGCCGAACGACGCCGCCGCCAGCCAGACCGAGAGGGGCACGGTGAGAAAGGTGGTGGTGGCGAGCGTGTAGAAGGCGTCGGGCATCCCGAACAGTGTCTTGCCCTCGGTCGCGCCGACCAGCAGGCCGCGCAGGACGATCAGCATCGCGAGCGTCACGATGAACGCGTTGAGCTTGAGCTTCACCACGAGGAAGCCGTTGAAGCCGCCGATGACCGCGCCCACGACGAGGATGGCGAGGAGGG belongs to Streptomyces sp. V3I8 and includes:
- a CDS encoding ABC transporter permease → MADTKAPSASAPSSPRPLRGKADARAVLLRRARELALVPALLLLLVLGAFVNDAFLTEQNLISVLGASAALAMVVLAESLVLITGRFDLSLESVVGIAPAVGALLLLPAAQSGWGTELPAGVALLAILVVGAVIGGFNGFLVVKLKLNAFIVTLAMLIVLRGLLVGATEGKTLFGMPDAFYTLATTTFLTVPLSVWLAAASFGVAGLVLKYHRWGRALYAIGGNPDAARAAGIRVERVMLGVFVVAGTLAAVGGLMQTGYVGAINANQGQNMIFTVFAAAVIGGIGLDGGKGTMFGALTGVLLLGVVQNLLTLAQVPSFWIQAIYGGIILVALMIARVTTGRAQD